From a single Pseudopipra pipra isolate bDixPip1 chromosome 7, bDixPip1.hap1, whole genome shotgun sequence genomic region:
- the CFLAR gene encoding CASP8 and FADD-like apoptosis regulator isoform X2 — translation MTACQVPAALIHQIQEELDKEEEEMMVFLCRDLAPDLATADLREILAALNEREKLSPVGLSELLYRVKRFDLLRRILNTEKATVEAHLTRSLRLIPDYRVLMVEINENLEKEEVGSLLFLLRDYTPRMKMAKDKSFLALVIDLEKLNLVAPNQLDLIENCFQSIHRIDLIRKIQNYKHKALMSSVHSQPVYVNARPASLTNLNLIDPPYNSGIQNGSKDKLQNGLNHTLAEPVPMSIQESGSASHKGTDEPYRMRSQPLGICLIIDCIGNDADVLEETFRGLGYDVHCHRYLNIATMKQTLLDVASWQQHRNYDSFICILVSRGSHQGIFCTDITCSGFPLEQIKNYFTPDSCPGLLGKPKLFFIQSYIVPENEQECTSLLEVDGNDKNIITKVIIPRGADIFWSHCKVDASTLEKSSTSCSYYLRCLAELLRDPYIRKLPISDIHTELNGRVYKWNETADPCQQYSLLLQHTLTKELFLFPT, via the exons ATGACTGCCTGCCAAGTGCCAGCTGCCCTTATTCACCAGATTCAAGAAGAACTggataaagaagaagaagagatgATGGTTTTCCTGTGCCGAGACCTTGCTCCTGACTTGGCCACTGCTGATCTTAGAGAGATCTTGGCAGCTTTGAATGAGAGGGAGAAACTGTCTCCTGTTGGCTTGTCTGAGCTGCTGTACAGAGTTAAAAGGTTTGACTTACTGAGGAGGATCTTGAACACTGAGAAAGCAACAGTGGAAGCTCACCTTACCAGGAGTCTCAGACTTATCCCTGATTACAG AGTGCTAATGGTAGAAATAAATGAGAATCTGGAAAAAGAGGAAGTGGgttctcttctttttctacttAGAGATTATACACCTCGGATGAAAATGGCAAAAGATAAG AGTTTTCTAGCTCTTGTAATTGACCTGGAGAAACTAAATTTGGTGGCTCCTAATCAACTGGATTTGAtagaaaactgttttcaaaGTATTCACAGGATAGATTTGATTAGGAAGATTCAGAACTACAAACACAAAG CTTTAATGTCCTCCGTTCATTCTCAGCCAGTGTATGTAAATGCACGCCCAGCATCTCTCACTAATCTCAATCTTATTGATCCTCCTTACAATTCAGGG atTCAGAATGGGAGCAAAGACAAATTACAAAATGGACTAAATCATACCCTGG CAGAACCAGTTCCCATGTCCATTCAGGAATCAGGATCAGCGTCACATAAG GGGACTGATGAACCTTACAGAATGCGAAGTCAACCTTTAGGAATATGCCTGATCATAGACTGTATTGGCAATGATGCAG AtgtgttggaagagaccttcaggGGCTTGGGCTATGATGTTCATTGTCacagatatttaaatattgCCACCATGAAGCAAACATTGCTTGATGTTGCAAgttggcagcagcacagaaattaTGACAGCTTCATTTGCATATTGGTCAGCCGTGGAAGTCATCAGGGCATCTTCTGTACAGACATTACCTGTTCTGGATTCCCTttggaacaaataaaaaattacttcaccCCAGACTCATGTCCTGGACTCCTAGGAAAaccaaagcttttttttattcagagCTACATTGTGCCAGAAAATGAGCAAGAATGTACTAGTCTGTTGGAAGTAGATGGGAATGATAAAAATATCATTACTAAAGTCATTATCCCCCGAGGAGCAGACATCTTTTGGAGTCATTGTAAGGTGGATGCATCTACACTAGAAAAATCCTCAACTTCATGCTCATATTACCTGCGTTGTCTGGCTGAGCTACTCCGTGATCCTTACATAAG GAAACTCCCTATATCAGATATCCATACGGAACTGAACGGAAGAGTTTATAAATGGAATGAGACCGCTGACCCATGCCAACAATACTCACTTCTGCTCCAGCACACACTGACGAAggaactttttctttttcctacttAA
- the NDUFB3 gene encoding NADH dehydrogenase [ubiquinone] 1 beta subcomplex subunit 3 — MGHGNEHGHGHGHSKMELPDYRQWKIEGTPLEEVQRRLAKRGLRDPWARNEAWRFMGGYAKPVTITEVFTRGLKWGFAAFVIALGIEYTLFPPKKSGGHH, encoded by the exons ATGGGACACGGAAATGAACACGGCCATGGCCATGGCCACAGCAAAATGGAACTCCCTGACTACAGGCAGTGGAAGATAGAGGGCACCCCACTGGAGGAGGTCCAGAGAAGGCTGGCTAAGCGGGGTCTTAGGGATCCGTGGGCTCG taaTGAAGCCTGGAGATTTATGGGTGGCTATGCAAAACCTGTCACCATAACAGAAGTCTTTACTAGAGGACTCAAGTGGGGATTTGCAGCTTTTGTCATAGCTCTTGGCATTGAATATACACTGTTTCCTCCAAAGAAAAGTGGAGGCCATCATTGA
- the CFLAR gene encoding CASP8 and FADD-like apoptosis regulator isoform X1: MMVKRHSSNVFVDRLAYSRHSNRVMTACQVPAALIHQIQEELDKEEEEMMVFLCRDLAPDLATADLREILAALNEREKLSPVGLSELLYRVKRFDLLRRILNTEKATVEAHLTRSLRLIPDYRVLMVEINENLEKEEVGSLLFLLRDYTPRMKMAKDKSFLALVIDLEKLNLVAPNQLDLIENCFQSIHRIDLIRKIQNYKHKALMSSVHSQPVYVNARPASLTNLNLIDPPYNSGIQNGSKDKLQNGLNHTLAEPVPMSIQESGSASHKGTDEPYRMRSQPLGICLIIDCIGNDADVLEETFRGLGYDVHCHRYLNIATMKQTLLDVASWQQHRNYDSFICILVSRGSHQGIFCTDITCSGFPLEQIKNYFTPDSCPGLLGKPKLFFIQSYIVPENEQECTSLLEVDGNDKNIITKVIIPRGADIFWSHCKVDASTLEKSSTSCSYYLRCLAELLRDPYIRKLPISDIHTELNGRVYKWNETADPCQQYSLLLQHTLTKELFLFPT, encoded by the exons ATGATGGTCAAACGCCACTCTTCCAATGTTTTTGTGGACAGACTTGCATACAG TAGGCACAGCAACAGAGTGATGACTGCCTGCCAAGTGCCAGCTGCCCTTATTCACCAGATTCAAGAAGAACTggataaagaagaagaagagatgATGGTTTTCCTGTGCCGAGACCTTGCTCCTGACTTGGCCACTGCTGATCTTAGAGAGATCTTGGCAGCTTTGAATGAGAGGGAGAAACTGTCTCCTGTTGGCTTGTCTGAGCTGCTGTACAGAGTTAAAAGGTTTGACTTACTGAGGAGGATCTTGAACACTGAGAAAGCAACAGTGGAAGCTCACCTTACCAGGAGTCTCAGACTTATCCCTGATTACAG AGTGCTAATGGTAGAAATAAATGAGAATCTGGAAAAAGAGGAAGTGGgttctcttctttttctacttAGAGATTATACACCTCGGATGAAAATGGCAAAAGATAAG AGTTTTCTAGCTCTTGTAATTGACCTGGAGAAACTAAATTTGGTGGCTCCTAATCAACTGGATTTGAtagaaaactgttttcaaaGTATTCACAGGATAGATTTGATTAGGAAGATTCAGAACTACAAACACAAAG CTTTAATGTCCTCCGTTCATTCTCAGCCAGTGTATGTAAATGCACGCCCAGCATCTCTCACTAATCTCAATCTTATTGATCCTCCTTACAATTCAGGG atTCAGAATGGGAGCAAAGACAAATTACAAAATGGACTAAATCATACCCTGG CAGAACCAGTTCCCATGTCCATTCAGGAATCAGGATCAGCGTCACATAAG GGGACTGATGAACCTTACAGAATGCGAAGTCAACCTTTAGGAATATGCCTGATCATAGACTGTATTGGCAATGATGCAG AtgtgttggaagagaccttcaggGGCTTGGGCTATGATGTTCATTGTCacagatatttaaatattgCCACCATGAAGCAAACATTGCTTGATGTTGCAAgttggcagcagcacagaaattaTGACAGCTTCATTTGCATATTGGTCAGCCGTGGAAGTCATCAGGGCATCTTCTGTACAGACATTACCTGTTCTGGATTCCCTttggaacaaataaaaaattacttcaccCCAGACTCATGTCCTGGACTCCTAGGAAAaccaaagcttttttttattcagagCTACATTGTGCCAGAAAATGAGCAAGAATGTACTAGTCTGTTGGAAGTAGATGGGAATGATAAAAATATCATTACTAAAGTCATTATCCCCCGAGGAGCAGACATCTTTTGGAGTCATTGTAAGGTGGATGCATCTACACTAGAAAAATCCTCAACTTCATGCTCATATTACCTGCGTTGTCTGGCTGAGCTACTCCGTGATCCTTACATAAG GAAACTCCCTATATCAGATATCCATACGGAACTGAACGGAAGAGTTTATAAATGGAATGAGACCGCTGACCCATGCCAACAATACTCACTTCTGCTCCAGCACACACTGACGAAggaactttttctttttcctacttAA